In Manis pentadactyla isolate mManPen7 chromosome 11, mManPen7.hap1, whole genome shotgun sequence, one DNA window encodes the following:
- the PPP1R3E gene encoding protein phosphatase 1 regulatory subunit 3E, translating into MSREQPPRMDIPRNLSFIAALTERAYYRSQRPSLEEEPEEELGGGGARSRAHARSRGRRALSAPAAGGGVRAPRSRSPDTRKRVRFADALGLELAAVRRFCPGELPRVPRHVQIQLQRDALRHFAPCQPRARALQEARTALEPAREPSFAARLLTQRICLERAEAGPLGVAGSARVLDLAYEKRVSVRWSADGWRSQREAPAAYAGPAPPPPRADRFAFRLPAPPLGGALLFALRYRVTGLEFWDNNGGRDYALRGPEHPGSGGAPEPQGWMHFI; encoded by the exons ATGTCTCGCGAGCAGCCCCCCCGCATGGACATACCCCGCAACCTGAGCTTTATCGCCGCGCTGACAGAGCGCGCCTACTACCGCAGCCAGCGGCCCAGCCTAGAGGAGGAGCCAGAGGAGGAGCTAGGCGGGGGCGGGGCTCGGTCCCGCGCTCACGCTCGGAGTCGCGGCCGCCGGGCCCTCTCCGCGCCCGCCGCAGGCGGCGGGGTACGGGCGCCCCGTAGCCGCAGCCCCGATACCCGCAAGAGAGTGCGTTTCGCCGACGCGCTCGGGCTGGAGCTGGCCGCCGTGCGCCGCTTCTGCCCTGGAGAGCTGCCCCGGGTGCCCCGGCACGTGCAGATCCAGCTGCAGAGGGACGCCCTCCGACACTTCGCGCCGTGCCAGCCCCGCGCCCGGGCCCTCCAG GAGGCGCGCACCGCCCTGGAGCCGGCCCGCGAGCCCAGCTTCGCCGCCCGCTTGCTAACGCAGCGCATCTGCCTGGAACGCGCGGAGGCGGGCCCGCTAGGCGTGGCCGGGAGCGCACGCGTGCTGGACCTGGCCTACGAGAAGCGCGTGAGCGTGCGCTGGAGCGCCGACGGCTGGCGGAGCCAACGCGAGGCGCCCGCGGCCTACGccggcccggccccgccccctccgcgCGCCGACCGCTTCGCCTTCCGCCTGCCAGCGCCACCCCTCGGAGGCGCCCTGCTTTTCGCCTTACGCTACCGCGTGACGGGTCTGGAGTTCTGGGACAACAACGGTGGCCGTGATTATGCTCTACGTGGGCCCGAGCACCCGGGCAGTGGCGGAGCCCCGGAGCCCCAGGGCTGGATGCATTTTATCTGA